A genomic region of Antennarius striatus isolate MH-2024 chromosome 16, ASM4005453v1, whole genome shotgun sequence contains the following coding sequences:
- the LOC137609209 gene encoding thyroid hormone receptor alpha isoform X4, which translates to MRMELHRFRMRWPNVPKRKSKNGQCSVKSMSALSVSVSGYIPSYLEKDEPCVVCGDKATGYHYRCITCEGCKGFFRRTIQKNLHPAYSCKYEGCCIIDKITRNQCQLCRFKKCISVGMAMDLVLDESKRVAKRRLIEENRQRRKREEMVRTLHTRPEPDTAEWELIRMVTEAHRHTNAQGSSWKQKRKFLSDDIGQGTMVPTSDGDKVDLEAFSEFTKIMTPAITRVVDFAKKLPMFSELPCEDQIILLKGCCMEIMSLRAAVRYDPESETLTLSGEMAVKREQLKNGGLGVVSDAIFDLGKSLAQFNLDDSEVALMQAVLLMSSDRSGLTSVEKIEKCQESYLLAFEHYINYRKHNIPHFWPKLLMKVTDLRMIGACHASRFLHMKVECPNELFPPLFLEVFEDQEV; encoded by the exons atgaggatggagctacatCGGTTTAGGATGAG GTGGCCAAATGTGCCAAAGAGGAAGAGCAAGAACGGCCAGTGTTCGGTGAAGAGTATGTCTG CTCTTAGTGTCTCTGTTTCAGGGTACATCCCCAGCTACCTGGAGAAGGATGAGCCGTGTGTGGTGTGTGGAGACAAGGCCACGGGGTACCACTACCGCTGCATCACCTGCGAGGGTTGCAAG GGTTTCTTCCGCAGGACCATCCAGAAGAACCTCCATCCAGCTTATTCCTGTAAATATGAAGGTTGCTGCATCATCGACAAAATCACTCGCAACCAGTGCCAGTTGTGTCGCTTCAAGAAGTGCATCTCTGTGGGCATGGCCATGGACT TGGTGTTGGACGAGTCGAAGCGCGTGGCCAAGCGGCGTCTGATCGAGGAGAAtcggcagaggaggaagagggaggagatgGTGAGGACGCTGCACACGAGGCCGGAGCCGGACACGGCCGAGTGGGAGCTCATCAGGATGGTGACCGAGGCCCACCGGCACACCAACGCCCAGGGCTCCAGCTGGAAGCAGAAACGCAAGTTCCTG TCAGACGACATCGGCCAGGGTACAATGGTGCCCACTTCCGACGGGGATAAGGTGGACCTGGAAGCCTTCAGCGAGTTCACCAAGATCATGACTCCCGCCATCACGCGTGTTGTGGACTTTGCTAAGAAGTTGCCCATGTTCTCAGAG CTGCCTTGTGAAGACCAGATCATCTTACTCAAGGGATGCTGCATGGAGATCATGTCTCTGCGCGCCGCCGTACGCTACGATCCCGAGAGCGAGACGTTGACGCTAAGCGGCGAGATGGCCGTGAAGCGGGAGCAGCTGAAGAACGGCGGGTTGGGAGTGGTGTCGGACGCCATCTTTGATTTGGGCAAAAGCCTGGCTCAGTTCAACCTGGACGACTCGGAGGTGGCCCTGATGCAGGCCGTGTTGCTCATGAGCTCAG ACCGTTCGGGGCTCACCAGCGTGGAGAAGATCGAGAAGTGCCAAGAGTCCTACCTGCTGGCGTTCGAGCACTACATCAACTACCGCAAGCACAACATTCCCCACTTCTGGCCCAAGCTGCTGATGAAGGTGACGGACTTGCGTATGATCGGAGCTTGCCACGCCAGCCGCTTCCTCCATATGAAGGTGGAGTGTCCCAATGAACTCTTCCCCCCGCTCTTCCTGGAGGTCTTTGAGGACCAAGAGGTGTGA
- the LOC137609209 gene encoding thyroid hormone receptor alpha isoform X1, whose amino-acid sequence MEPMSNKQDSNSSEGDEKGWPNVPKRKSKNGQCSVKSMSALSVSVSGYIPSYLEKDEPCVVCGDKATGYHYRCITCEGCKGFFRRTIQKNLHPAYSCKYEGCCIIDKITRNQCQLCRFKKCISVGMAMDLVLDESKRVAKRRLIEENRQRRKREEMVRTLHTRPEPDTAEWELIRMVTEAHRHTNAQGSSWKQKRKFLSDDIGQGTMVPTSDGDKVDLEAFSEFTKIMTPAITRVVDFAKKLPMFSELPCEDQIILLKGCCMEIMSLRAAVRYDPESETLTLSGEMAVKREQLKNGGLGVVSDAIFDLGKSLAQFNLDDSEVALMQAVLLMSSDRSGLTSVEKIEKCQESYLLAFEHYINYRKHNIPHFWPKLLMKVTDLRMIGACHASRFLHMKVECPNELFPPLFLEVFEDQEV is encoded by the exons ATGGAGCCAATGTCCAACAAACAGGATAGCAACTCATCGGAGGGGGATGAGAAAGG GTGGCCAAATGTGCCAAAGAGGAAGAGCAAGAACGGCCAGTGTTCGGTGAAGAGTATGTCTG CTCTTAGTGTCTCTGTTTCAGGGTACATCCCCAGCTACCTGGAGAAGGATGAGCCGTGTGTGGTGTGTGGAGACAAGGCCACGGGGTACCACTACCGCTGCATCACCTGCGAGGGTTGCAAG GGTTTCTTCCGCAGGACCATCCAGAAGAACCTCCATCCAGCTTATTCCTGTAAATATGAAGGTTGCTGCATCATCGACAAAATCACTCGCAACCAGTGCCAGTTGTGTCGCTTCAAGAAGTGCATCTCTGTGGGCATGGCCATGGACT TGGTGTTGGACGAGTCGAAGCGCGTGGCCAAGCGGCGTCTGATCGAGGAGAAtcggcagaggaggaagagggaggagatgGTGAGGACGCTGCACACGAGGCCGGAGCCGGACACGGCCGAGTGGGAGCTCATCAGGATGGTGACCGAGGCCCACCGGCACACCAACGCCCAGGGCTCCAGCTGGAAGCAGAAACGCAAGTTCCTG TCAGACGACATCGGCCAGGGTACAATGGTGCCCACTTCCGACGGGGATAAGGTGGACCTGGAAGCCTTCAGCGAGTTCACCAAGATCATGACTCCCGCCATCACGCGTGTTGTGGACTTTGCTAAGAAGTTGCCCATGTTCTCAGAG CTGCCTTGTGAAGACCAGATCATCTTACTCAAGGGATGCTGCATGGAGATCATGTCTCTGCGCGCCGCCGTACGCTACGATCCCGAGAGCGAGACGTTGACGCTAAGCGGCGAGATGGCCGTGAAGCGGGAGCAGCTGAAGAACGGCGGGTTGGGAGTGGTGTCGGACGCCATCTTTGATTTGGGCAAAAGCCTGGCTCAGTTCAACCTGGACGACTCGGAGGTGGCCCTGATGCAGGCCGTGTTGCTCATGAGCTCAG ACCGTTCGGGGCTCACCAGCGTGGAGAAGATCGAGAAGTGCCAAGAGTCCTACCTGCTGGCGTTCGAGCACTACATCAACTACCGCAAGCACAACATTCCCCACTTCTGGCCCAAGCTGCTGATGAAGGTGACGGACTTGCGTATGATCGGAGCTTGCCACGCCAGCCGCTTCCTCCATATGAAGGTGGAGTGTCCCAATGAACTCTTCCCCCCGCTCTTCCTGGAGGTCTTTGAGGACCAAGAGGTGTGA
- the LOC137609209 gene encoding thyroid hormone receptor alpha isoform X2 has protein sequence MEPMSNKQDSNSSEGDEKGWPNVPKRKSKNGQCSVKSMSGYIPSYLEKDEPCVVCGDKATGYHYRCITCEGCKGFFRRTIQKNLHPAYSCKYEGCCIIDKITRNQCQLCRFKKCISVGMAMDLVLDESKRVAKRRLIEENRQRRKREEMVRTLHTRPEPDTAEWELIRMVTEAHRHTNAQGSSWKQKRKFLSDDIGQGTMVPTSDGDKVDLEAFSEFTKIMTPAITRVVDFAKKLPMFSELPCEDQIILLKGCCMEIMSLRAAVRYDPESETLTLSGEMAVKREQLKNGGLGVVSDAIFDLGKSLAQFNLDDSEVALMQAVLLMSSDRSGLTSVEKIEKCQESYLLAFEHYINYRKHNIPHFWPKLLMKVTDLRMIGACHASRFLHMKVECPNELFPPLFLEVFEDQEV, from the exons ATGGAGCCAATGTCCAACAAACAGGATAGCAACTCATCGGAGGGGGATGAGAAAGG GTGGCCAAATGTGCCAAAGAGGAAGAGCAAGAACGGCCAGTGTTCGGTGAAGAGTATGTCTG GGTACATCCCCAGCTACCTGGAGAAGGATGAGCCGTGTGTGGTGTGTGGAGACAAGGCCACGGGGTACCACTACCGCTGCATCACCTGCGAGGGTTGCAAG GGTTTCTTCCGCAGGACCATCCAGAAGAACCTCCATCCAGCTTATTCCTGTAAATATGAAGGTTGCTGCATCATCGACAAAATCACTCGCAACCAGTGCCAGTTGTGTCGCTTCAAGAAGTGCATCTCTGTGGGCATGGCCATGGACT TGGTGTTGGACGAGTCGAAGCGCGTGGCCAAGCGGCGTCTGATCGAGGAGAAtcggcagaggaggaagagggaggagatgGTGAGGACGCTGCACACGAGGCCGGAGCCGGACACGGCCGAGTGGGAGCTCATCAGGATGGTGACCGAGGCCCACCGGCACACCAACGCCCAGGGCTCCAGCTGGAAGCAGAAACGCAAGTTCCTG TCAGACGACATCGGCCAGGGTACAATGGTGCCCACTTCCGACGGGGATAAGGTGGACCTGGAAGCCTTCAGCGAGTTCACCAAGATCATGACTCCCGCCATCACGCGTGTTGTGGACTTTGCTAAGAAGTTGCCCATGTTCTCAGAG CTGCCTTGTGAAGACCAGATCATCTTACTCAAGGGATGCTGCATGGAGATCATGTCTCTGCGCGCCGCCGTACGCTACGATCCCGAGAGCGAGACGTTGACGCTAAGCGGCGAGATGGCCGTGAAGCGGGAGCAGCTGAAGAACGGCGGGTTGGGAGTGGTGTCGGACGCCATCTTTGATTTGGGCAAAAGCCTGGCTCAGTTCAACCTGGACGACTCGGAGGTGGCCCTGATGCAGGCCGTGTTGCTCATGAGCTCAG ACCGTTCGGGGCTCACCAGCGTGGAGAAGATCGAGAAGTGCCAAGAGTCCTACCTGCTGGCGTTCGAGCACTACATCAACTACCGCAAGCACAACATTCCCCACTTCTGGCCCAAGCTGCTGATGAAGGTGACGGACTTGCGTATGATCGGAGCTTGCCACGCCAGCCGCTTCCTCCATATGAAGGTGGAGTGTCCCAATGAACTCTTCCCCCCGCTCTTCCTGGAGGTCTTTGAGGACCAAGAGGTGTGA
- the LOC137609209 gene encoding thyroid hormone receptor alpha isoform X5, with amino-acid sequence MHILQSYCINRWPNVPKRKSKNGQCSVKSMSGYIPSYLEKDEPCVVCGDKATGYHYRCITCEGCKGFFRRTIQKNLHPAYSCKYEGCCIIDKITRNQCQLCRFKKCISVGMAMDLVLDESKRVAKRRLIEENRQRRKREEMVRTLHTRPEPDTAEWELIRMVTEAHRHTNAQGSSWKQKRKFLSDDIGQGTMVPTSDGDKVDLEAFSEFTKIMTPAITRVVDFAKKLPMFSELPCEDQIILLKGCCMEIMSLRAAVRYDPESETLTLSGEMAVKREQLKNGGLGVVSDAIFDLGKSLAQFNLDDSEVALMQAVLLMSSDRSGLTSVEKIEKCQESYLLAFEHYINYRKHNIPHFWPKLLMKVTDLRMIGACHASRFLHMKVECPNELFPPLFLEVFEDQEV; translated from the exons ATGCATATATTACAGTCTTACTGCATCAACag GTGGCCAAATGTGCCAAAGAGGAAGAGCAAGAACGGCCAGTGTTCGGTGAAGAGTATGTCTG GGTACATCCCCAGCTACCTGGAGAAGGATGAGCCGTGTGTGGTGTGTGGAGACAAGGCCACGGGGTACCACTACCGCTGCATCACCTGCGAGGGTTGCAAG GGTTTCTTCCGCAGGACCATCCAGAAGAACCTCCATCCAGCTTATTCCTGTAAATATGAAGGTTGCTGCATCATCGACAAAATCACTCGCAACCAGTGCCAGTTGTGTCGCTTCAAGAAGTGCATCTCTGTGGGCATGGCCATGGACT TGGTGTTGGACGAGTCGAAGCGCGTGGCCAAGCGGCGTCTGATCGAGGAGAAtcggcagaggaggaagagggaggagatgGTGAGGACGCTGCACACGAGGCCGGAGCCGGACACGGCCGAGTGGGAGCTCATCAGGATGGTGACCGAGGCCCACCGGCACACCAACGCCCAGGGCTCCAGCTGGAAGCAGAAACGCAAGTTCCTG TCAGACGACATCGGCCAGGGTACAATGGTGCCCACTTCCGACGGGGATAAGGTGGACCTGGAAGCCTTCAGCGAGTTCACCAAGATCATGACTCCCGCCATCACGCGTGTTGTGGACTTTGCTAAGAAGTTGCCCATGTTCTCAGAG CTGCCTTGTGAAGACCAGATCATCTTACTCAAGGGATGCTGCATGGAGATCATGTCTCTGCGCGCCGCCGTACGCTACGATCCCGAGAGCGAGACGTTGACGCTAAGCGGCGAGATGGCCGTGAAGCGGGAGCAGCTGAAGAACGGCGGGTTGGGAGTGGTGTCGGACGCCATCTTTGATTTGGGCAAAAGCCTGGCTCAGTTCAACCTGGACGACTCGGAGGTGGCCCTGATGCAGGCCGTGTTGCTCATGAGCTCAG ACCGTTCGGGGCTCACCAGCGTGGAGAAGATCGAGAAGTGCCAAGAGTCCTACCTGCTGGCGTTCGAGCACTACATCAACTACCGCAAGCACAACATTCCCCACTTCTGGCCCAAGCTGCTGATGAAGGTGACGGACTTGCGTATGATCGGAGCTTGCCACGCCAGCCGCTTCCTCCATATGAAGGTGGAGTGTCCCAATGAACTCTTCCCCCCGCTCTTCCTGGAGGTCTTTGAGGACCAAGAGGTGTGA
- the LOC137609209 gene encoding thyroid hormone receptor alpha isoform X3, giving the protein MHILQSYCINRWPNVPKRKSKNGQCSVKSMSALSVSVSGYIPSYLEKDEPCVVCGDKATGYHYRCITCEGCKGFFRRTIQKNLHPAYSCKYEGCCIIDKITRNQCQLCRFKKCISVGMAMDLVLDESKRVAKRRLIEENRQRRKREEMVRTLHTRPEPDTAEWELIRMVTEAHRHTNAQGSSWKQKRKFLSDDIGQGTMVPTSDGDKVDLEAFSEFTKIMTPAITRVVDFAKKLPMFSELPCEDQIILLKGCCMEIMSLRAAVRYDPESETLTLSGEMAVKREQLKNGGLGVVSDAIFDLGKSLAQFNLDDSEVALMQAVLLMSSDRSGLTSVEKIEKCQESYLLAFEHYINYRKHNIPHFWPKLLMKVTDLRMIGACHASRFLHMKVECPNELFPPLFLEVFEDQEV; this is encoded by the exons ATGCATATATTACAGTCTTACTGCATCAACag GTGGCCAAATGTGCCAAAGAGGAAGAGCAAGAACGGCCAGTGTTCGGTGAAGAGTATGTCTG CTCTTAGTGTCTCTGTTTCAGGGTACATCCCCAGCTACCTGGAGAAGGATGAGCCGTGTGTGGTGTGTGGAGACAAGGCCACGGGGTACCACTACCGCTGCATCACCTGCGAGGGTTGCAAG GGTTTCTTCCGCAGGACCATCCAGAAGAACCTCCATCCAGCTTATTCCTGTAAATATGAAGGTTGCTGCATCATCGACAAAATCACTCGCAACCAGTGCCAGTTGTGTCGCTTCAAGAAGTGCATCTCTGTGGGCATGGCCATGGACT TGGTGTTGGACGAGTCGAAGCGCGTGGCCAAGCGGCGTCTGATCGAGGAGAAtcggcagaggaggaagagggaggagatgGTGAGGACGCTGCACACGAGGCCGGAGCCGGACACGGCCGAGTGGGAGCTCATCAGGATGGTGACCGAGGCCCACCGGCACACCAACGCCCAGGGCTCCAGCTGGAAGCAGAAACGCAAGTTCCTG TCAGACGACATCGGCCAGGGTACAATGGTGCCCACTTCCGACGGGGATAAGGTGGACCTGGAAGCCTTCAGCGAGTTCACCAAGATCATGACTCCCGCCATCACGCGTGTTGTGGACTTTGCTAAGAAGTTGCCCATGTTCTCAGAG CTGCCTTGTGAAGACCAGATCATCTTACTCAAGGGATGCTGCATGGAGATCATGTCTCTGCGCGCCGCCGTACGCTACGATCCCGAGAGCGAGACGTTGACGCTAAGCGGCGAGATGGCCGTGAAGCGGGAGCAGCTGAAGAACGGCGGGTTGGGAGTGGTGTCGGACGCCATCTTTGATTTGGGCAAAAGCCTGGCTCAGTTCAACCTGGACGACTCGGAGGTGGCCCTGATGCAGGCCGTGTTGCTCATGAGCTCAG ACCGTTCGGGGCTCACCAGCGTGGAGAAGATCGAGAAGTGCCAAGAGTCCTACCTGCTGGCGTTCGAGCACTACATCAACTACCGCAAGCACAACATTCCCCACTTCTGGCCCAAGCTGCTGATGAAGGTGACGGACTTGCGTATGATCGGAGCTTGCCACGCCAGCCGCTTCCTCCATATGAAGGTGGAGTGTCCCAATGAACTCTTCCCCCCGCTCTTCCTGGAGGTCTTTGAGGACCAAGAGGTGTGA